The following coding sequences lie in one Bacillus thermozeamaize genomic window:
- a CDS encoding peptidase M28, whose protein sequence is MKDEQLALFQELTEANGAPGFEGPVREIMKSHLQRYSDRIVSDRLGGVFGVKEGPPDAPKVLVAGHMDEVAMMVTQITEKGFVKFQPLGGWWNQVLLAQRVQIITERGVVPGVIGSTPPHLLDENARKKPVQISEMFIDVGADSREEAETIGIKPGQPILPATPFTVMAGGKKLLAKAWDNRYGCALAIELMQALKDESLQVSLYSGATVQEEVGLRGAAVAANLVEPDLFFALDAGPAGDTPGVRDGFGRLGEGVLIRIYDRSMILLPGLRDLILDVAETEKIPYQFFVSQGGTDAGRVHLSGRGVPSAVISIPARYIHSHVSVIHRDDYQAAKRLLIALLRRMNPSVIKEIQASRTL, encoded by the coding sequence TTGAAAGATGAACAATTGGCCCTTTTTCAGGAGTTGACCGAGGCCAACGGCGCTCCCGGATTTGAGGGGCCGGTGCGGGAGATCATGAAGTCTCACCTTCAGCGCTACAGCGACCGGATCGTCTCGGATCGGCTGGGCGGGGTGTTTGGCGTCAAGGAGGGGCCGCCTGACGCCCCGAAGGTTCTGGTTGCCGGTCACATGGATGAAGTGGCCATGATGGTGACGCAGATTACGGAAAAGGGGTTTGTCAAGTTCCAGCCGCTGGGCGGATGGTGGAATCAGGTGTTGTTGGCGCAGCGGGTGCAGATCATCACGGAGCGGGGAGTGGTGCCTGGGGTGATCGGCTCCACGCCGCCTCATCTCCTGGATGAGAATGCGCGGAAGAAACCGGTTCAAATCAGCGAGATGTTCATTGACGTGGGGGCCGACAGCCGGGAAGAAGCCGAAACGATCGGCATCAAGCCCGGGCAGCCGATCTTGCCGGCGACGCCTTTTACCGTAATGGCCGGCGGAAAAAAGTTGCTGGCCAAGGCCTGGGACAACCGTTATGGCTGCGCGTTGGCGATTGAACTGATGCAGGCGTTGAAGGACGAGTCCTTGCAGGTCAGCTTGTACAGCGGGGCGACGGTCCAGGAAGAAGTGGGCCTGCGGGGAGCTGCGGTGGCGGCCAATCTGGTGGAACCGGACCTGTTTTTTGCGCTGGATGCAGGCCCGGCTGGAGATACGCCGGGCGTGCGGGACGGTTTTGGACGGCTTGGAGAAGGGGTATTGATCCGGATTTATGATCGTTCGATGATTTTGCTTCCCGGCTTGCGCGATCTCATCCTGGACGTGGCAGAAACAGAGAAGATCCCCTACCAGTTTTTTGTTTCACAAGGAGGCACCGATGCCGGAAGGGTGCATCTGTCCGGGAGGGGGGTTCCATCTGCGGTGATCAGCATTCCCGCCCGCTATATCCACAGTCATGTCTCGGTCATCCACCGGGATGACTATCAGGCGGCCAAACGGCTCCTGATTGCGCTCTTAAGAAGGATGAATCCGTCGGTGATCAAAGAGATTCAGGCATCCCGGACCCTTTGA
- a CDS encoding transcriptional regulator — MAEDTHKFSGEERRQWILEKLKKAASPVTGTELAQLANVSRQVIVQDIALLRASKHPILATPQGYLYHDAEISQEKYPCSRVIACKHQWEETETELNTLVDHGLQVLDVIVEHPVYGELRGSLMLKNRRDVQHFLKNIQASGASLLSSLTGGVHLHTVAAESESLIDEACQALSRLGILLNDQPHQRVRDA, encoded by the coding sequence GTGGCGGAAGATACGCACAAATTCTCGGGTGAAGAGCGCAGGCAATGGATACTGGAAAAATTAAAAAAAGCGGCCAGTCCTGTGACAGGAACAGAACTGGCGCAATTGGCCAACGTCAGCCGTCAGGTCATCGTTCAGGATATCGCCCTGCTGAGGGCGTCGAAGCACCCCATTCTGGCCACGCCGCAAGGGTATCTCTACCACGACGCCGAGATCTCGCAGGAAAAATACCCCTGTTCGCGGGTGATCGCCTGCAAGCATCAGTGGGAAGAAACGGAAACGGAGCTGAATACCCTGGTGGATCACGGCCTTCAGGTCCTGGATGTCATCGTGGAACATCCCGTATATGGAGAACTTCGCGGTTCTTTGATGCTGAAAAACCGGCGCGATGTGCAGCACTTCCTGAAAAACATTCAGGCTTCCGGGGCCTCCTTGCTCTCCTCGCTCACCGGGGGCGTCCACTTGCATACGGTGGCCGCGGAGTCGGAGTCGCTCATCGATGAAGCGTGCCAGGCGCTGTCGCGGCTCGGGATCCTGCTCAATGACCAGCCGCATCAAAGGGTCCGGGATGCCTGA
- a CDS encoding ChrA protein: MQRKKWPSLLEVFIVSTKLGLTSFGGPIAHLGYFHEEYIRRKKWLDERSYADLVSLCQFLPGPASSQVGIGIGIMRAGLPGGIAAWLGFTLPSALALILFALFFQNVDAANTGWIHGLKIVAVAVVAQAILGMGQKLTPDRARITLAIGVGVTTLIWPSAFSHVALIILAGAAGIVLYRNRDVKNTSGEALMRVPVRRSTAIVHLSLFFILLFLLPLLHHLTSLHWLAVFDSFYRAGSLVFGGGHVVLPLLERELIPSGWMSREAFLAGYGAAQAVPGPLFTFASYAGAVMGGWFGAGVATIGIFLPAFLLVAGTLPFWDAIRRKPRVQGAMNGVNAAVVGILLAAFYDPIWVSSIRTPADFSLAAILFAMLAFWNLPPWIVVLTGALGGTLMQWLA, from the coding sequence ATGCAGAGGAAAAAATGGCCATCCCTTCTCGAAGTTTTCATCGTGTCCACGAAGCTTGGCCTCACCTCGTTCGGCGGTCCGATCGCGCATCTCGGTTATTTTCACGAAGAATACATCCGGCGCAAAAAGTGGCTGGACGAGCGCAGTTACGCGGACCTCGTCTCGCTTTGCCAATTCCTTCCCGGGCCCGCAAGCAGCCAGGTCGGGATCGGCATCGGGATCATGCGTGCCGGACTGCCGGGCGGGATTGCCGCCTGGCTAGGCTTTACCCTCCCATCCGCTTTGGCGTTGATTCTGTTTGCGCTGTTTTTTCAAAACGTTGACGCGGCAAACACCGGCTGGATACACGGCTTGAAAATTGTCGCCGTGGCTGTCGTGGCCCAAGCCATCCTGGGCATGGGGCAAAAACTGACGCCCGATCGCGCCCGCATCACGCTGGCCATCGGCGTGGGCGTGACGACGTTGATATGGCCAAGCGCATTCAGCCACGTCGCGCTGATCATCCTCGCCGGGGCGGCAGGGATCGTTCTTTACAGAAACCGCGACGTCAAAAACACAAGCGGCGAGGCCCTGATGCGCGTTCCGGTTCGCCGCTCCACCGCCATCGTCCACCTGTCCCTCTTTTTCATCCTGCTGTTTCTCCTGCCGCTCTTGCATCATCTCACTTCCTTACACTGGCTGGCTGTTTTTGACAGCTTTTACCGGGCAGGTTCGCTGGTCTTTGGCGGCGGGCATGTCGTATTGCCATTACTCGAAAGGGAACTCATTCCTTCCGGTTGGATGAGCCGTGAAGCATTCTTGGCGGGATACGGCGCCGCTCAGGCCGTTCCGGGCCCGTTGTTTACCTTTGCCTCATACGCCGGGGCAGTCATGGGCGGATGGTTTGGGGCAGGTGTCGCCACCATCGGCATTTTTTTGCCTGCTTTTTTGCTGGTCGCGGGCACCCTGCCATTTTGGGATGCGATCCGCCGAAAACCGCGCGTGCAAGGGGCAATGAATGGAGTGAATGCGGCTGTCGTCGGCATCTTGCTGGCCGCTTTTTACGATCCGATCTGGGTCAGTTCGATTCGCACCCCTGCGGACTTCTCCCTTGCTGCGATCCTCTTTGCCATGCTCGCTTTTTGGAACCTGCCGCCTTGGATCGTGGTGCTGACAGGCGCCCTGGGCGGAACGTTGATGCAATGGCTCGCGTAA
- a CDS encoding Fosmidomycin resistance protein gives MEVAAKPDPAVKPTLYNILLAISLVHLFNDTIQAVIPAIFPILRESMHLTYLQLGLVAFALNMTASIMQPVVGWYTDRHPSPYMLPIGMFFTMCGMIGLAFAPNFSFVLASVILVGLGSAVFHPEGSRVAYLSSGQRRGLGQSIFQVGGNSGQSLAPVMTALVFVNLGQFGAIWFAIPAGIAILVMMYIASWYRTQMHRLEQMKKKTAANPSPEADLQNASAHRRKLRLAMSLLIAFVFVRSWYHAGITNFYPFYLIEQYGTTVKEAQLYIFLFLAAGALGTFLGGPLADRFGRRNMILFSMLGSAPLSLLLPHVNAFWAYPLSLVIGFIVLSSFSVTVVYAQDLVPGKVGTVSGLIIGFAFGMGALGSVALGGLVDWLGVKTVMIGCGFLPLLGIVSLFLPSDKKLEEWASVEGK, from the coding sequence TTGGAAGTTGCGGCAAAGCCGGACCCGGCGGTCAAACCCACACTGTACAACATTTTGCTGGCCATCAGCCTGGTCCACCTGTTCAATGATACCATTCAGGCGGTGATCCCCGCCATCTTTCCGATCCTGCGGGAATCGATGCACCTGACTTACCTGCAACTGGGGCTCGTCGCCTTTGCGCTCAACATGACCGCATCGATCATGCAACCGGTGGTCGGATGGTACACAGACAGGCACCCCTCCCCTTACATGCTGCCGATCGGCATGTTTTTCACCATGTGCGGGATGATTGGCCTGGCGTTTGCGCCCAATTTCAGTTTTGTTCTGGCTTCGGTGATCCTGGTCGGCCTGGGCTCAGCCGTCTTTCACCCGGAAGGCTCCCGCGTGGCCTACCTCAGCAGCGGCCAGCGGCGAGGCCTCGGCCAATCCATCTTCCAGGTCGGCGGAAACAGCGGCCAATCGCTGGCGCCTGTGATGACAGCCCTCGTCTTCGTCAATCTTGGGCAATTCGGAGCCATCTGGTTCGCCATCCCGGCGGGCATCGCCATCCTCGTGATGATGTACATCGCCTCCTGGTACAGGACACAGATGCACCGGCTGGAACAAATGAAGAAAAAAACAGCGGCCAACCCTTCCCCGGAGGCTGATCTGCAAAACGCATCCGCGCACCGGCGCAAGCTGCGGCTGGCCATGTCGCTCTTGATCGCGTTTGTCTTCGTCCGTTCATGGTATCACGCCGGCATTACCAACTTTTATCCGTTCTACCTCATCGAGCAGTACGGCACGACGGTTAAGGAAGCGCAACTCTACATCTTTCTGTTCCTGGCTGCGGGCGCACTGGGCACCTTTTTGGGCGGGCCGCTCGCCGATCGTTTCGGCAGACGGAACATGATCCTCTTCTCGATGCTGGGTTCTGCGCCGCTGTCCCTGCTCCTGCCGCACGTCAATGCCTTCTGGGCCTATCCGTTGTCGCTCGTCATCGGATTTATCGTCCTCTCCAGCTTTTCGGTGACGGTGGTCTACGCGCAGGATCTGGTACCCGGCAAGGTGGGGACCGTCTCGGGGCTGATCATCGGCTTTGCCTTCGGCATGGGAGCGCTGGGCTCGGTCGCCCTGGGCGGACTGGTAGACTGGCTTGGGGTAAAAACTGTGATGATCGGCTGCGGTTTTCTGCCGCTCTTGGGCATCGTCTCCCTGTTCCTGCCTTCCGATAAAAAACTGGAAGAATGGGCGTCAGTGGAGGGAAAATGA